GTCAGTTCgcatgagagagggagagagggagagagcgaGAGAAGAGATGTCACACTTAGAGATTCCCCATCTGCCAGTAAGTGCTGTTTGCAATTATTGATGGGATTGGGATTTTGTAGAATTCCTGATGCAGAGAAGACCAAAAATTTTTGGTGATCATGACTGTTTCCAATGGTGATCAATTTTTTTGGTCACTGCTGACTTAAGAGGTCAGGATGTAGCTAGTACATTTGTGCTGGTTGAGGTATTCTGAACATCAATTGGTTTTAGGATGGAACTAATACATTTGTGCTGTTTTAAGGTGTGTTGCAAATCAATTGCTTTTATTGAGGCTGTCTTCCCACTGAGCATGGGTGAGAAAACCTTTCCACGCATTGATTGAGGCTGTCTTCATGCTGTCTTCCCAAGAGGTGAGAAACATGTCCACCTTGTCCACTTTTTAGGAAGAAGGAAACTCTTCTGGCCCTTTGCTATTCAGTTATTCTGGGAAGGTGGACTTATTTGCCATTGAGCAGCAGTTcaaacaatttcttttccatgaCCACTGATCTTTGTTCATCCCCTCgcatgagagagggagagagcgagagagaagaAATGTCACACTTAGAGATTCCCCATCTTCTGGGAAGTGCAGTTTGCAATTACTGATGGGATTGGATTTTGTAGAGTTCTTGATGTGGAAAAGACCAAAAGTTTGTAATGATTGTGACTGTTCAAAGATGATCATTTTCTGGTCATTAAGGTCAGGATGGAGCTAGTACATTTCTGCTAGTTGAAGTATGTTGCATGCCTGCACATCAGTTGGTTTTGTGATGGTGCTAGTACATTTGTTCTGGTTAAGGTGTGCTGCAAACCAACTGCTTTTATTGAGGCTGTCTTTGCACTGCTATGGGTTGGTTAATGTgtaatcccttttttttttttttaaattccggTTGTTGATTACTTGGTTAGCTTTTGCACGTGTGCAGAGTAATTGCATGTGGACTAGCATTAGCCTCTTTTTCTTTATATGTAGAGTACTGTAAGTCGGGAATTTTCTGTATAATTTACAAGATTTAGGTAAAAAAAAACACCATTATCTATATTCTATTGCACATGACAACTTCTTAGGATCTGCAGAGCCTTGAGTTGTATGGGAGTATTTTggtgttttattttatttcatcttTTTTCCCATGTGAGAGCTGTAAGTTTGTAGCGATGGTTAAAAATCAGATGGGAAACCATGCTCAAAATGCTGCGGATCTAAACAGTTAGACACGCGGTTGTACCATGTAAATGTTGCTGTATTCTCGTTGTGAAGGCATAAATGCATTTTTTCCGTGTTTTTTGGTTAGATCTTTGTGAAGAAATGGGATCTATTCTTGGGAATAAAAGAATTCCTATGAAACATGGTCATCCTATTCTCACCTCCTCCCAATTAGTTTCACAAAATTCTACCCTTCTGAACCAAATTGTCCTTGCTATTTTGGTTTTTGAGCAATAATGCCCTTATAATATGATATAgtgataaaattaaaaaaaagggtAGTCCGGTGCAtaaagctcccgcatatgcggggtccgggaaagggggggggggaccaCAATGGGTTTATAGTACGCATCCTtgccttacatttttgcaagaggttgtTTCCACACATTGAATCTGTGACCTTCATGTCACATGACAACAACCTTACCATTGCATTTAAGCTCATCTtcattatatttcaaataataaattACTAATAAACACAaagcaaaaattttaaattagcataaatattaatgttttaattagaaatatataaaatgttaattaaagatATTACTTATAAGGtttaataaatttgaaaattttttaattgggaaccaattaaaattttaatttgaaaaggTTAAAATGGCAATTAAAAATATGACTCAATACCTCTTAGgaaatattaattaatataatatttgttaattttttaattagaagTATTGAAATGTTAATTTCAAAActtaattagaaaattttaattgacTTTTTAATTCAACAATATTTAAAATgtctattattaatatttatattaaagaacattttaattgaaatttataatttattcaataaaaatagtattattattgtttttataaaAGTTTAATATAATAGTTAATACTTAGACGCAATAATGCCCTCAATTACTTCAGTTAATCACTTATTAAGTGTTAAATGCTTTAAATATgtaattgttgaaaattttaggatatAGATTTAGTTAAATACATATTCTTAGTAGGTCTTTTGTGTTGAGATATAAAATTATTCTTCATAAAGATATATACTATGATTAATATGTTGAACCAAACATTATCATCTGAATTCTATGTGCATTTCTAGGAACCTTGAATGcaaaccaaaaaaaagaaaaaaatattctcATGAAGTAGGCATCCTATTTTCTCAttcctgaaaatgacattccaTGCGAATATTTTTTGATGTCATGAACTAAATGCCACTTGTAGGGTATTGATGttgctaaatgaatatatttttttggtgGAAAATGTGCAATCCTACTATTTTTGTCCTAGGGCTTAAACCTAGGTCGCGTTGCTCAAATAATGAGAAAAAAATTAGGTACTTTGGAAGGACTAGCGTGACCCTCCTATCTAATGAAATCACTTTAAATAGTAGGACCCATTAGAATACATATAGATCCTTGAGATTCACTGTTAGGAGTGATTTCATTGGATGATAGGATCTGATGAAGGGACCATGCTATTCCTCCCGAAAGacctaattttttttctcaaataattgGTTTGATATTGGATGTAGCTTTTACCTAGACAAGATGCTTAATGTTTACAATGCCCTTGTCATTAGGGATGGAGATAACATTGATCAACCTCTTATTGTGATTTTTGAGGTGGACAATATGCAAATAAGCTGCTTATTTTGCAAGCCTAATTTTTTCCAGGAGGAGACCAAGCAAATGGAATGACTATGCATGCTACTATGATGGATCTCAATGTAAGCAAAGGCAAAGCAAAAGGGATTTGGGTAGTATTAAAGGGATTAGATAGATAAACATTTTGAGTTCATACTTTAAAAGCCcccatccatttttttttttgcaataaatggCTTGTGTCAAATCTGTCGATATCCTCATTGGCTCATCTAAAAAGCAAATCATATCTTCTTGCAATTTAATGTTCATCCATAGTCggcaataaaaaacaaaaaaagaaaaaaaaaaaaaaatctttgtagCAGTTTGATGGGTCAAACTGGTATCTGGTTTGTTCTTGATCTTAATTCTTGATAATGTTATGGTTGGTAGCTGACCAAAGTGTTTAGATAATACTTGTTATTGTTGTGGTAAGGCTCTGCCTCAAAAAGCTTCATTTTTGTCTTCTAACAGAGGGAAGATGTCCCTAATGGAATTCTTGCCTGATTTTTCAGTAGaatttgaataaacatgtgaacTGTTTTTGTGTTCTAGGCCAGACCTTATCCATATGTTGTAATGAATGACTGCCCCTGTTTTTGGGCTAATGCTGGTGCTAATTTAGTTGAAGGGGGCTGCATTTATTTCTTGTGACAGGAAAAAAAATGTCCTTGTCATAGGCAGAACTTGTCCGATTTTCAGTCGAAGTTAAGGAAATAAATTATTCgtaaacaaatcacaatataagaatttgataatttatgaaaaatgtattgTAATCATAAAGGAAATGGCAATGTAAGAACTTTTCTTAATTCATAACTCGAGATCTTGTATGAGTAATTTGTTTTCCCTTAAATCTTTGAttgatatataatttttattatatagcGTAGGGCAAAAGACATTAACTTCTTttgaaatttgacaaaaagataaaaaCCTCTATTGAGATTACAAAAATTTCACAGACTTCTCTCGACATTTAAATCTTATGATACTTGCACTCTTCAAATAGTGTCTTTTTGCTAAATATAAGAGGaggtttatggtttttttttttttttttttttttttttggggcaaACCTTAGGGAGGTCTGTCAAATTAGTGAAACCCTAATAGAtgtttaagaaaattttaaaatctcagaagaagtttttatctttttgtcaaattttaggAGAGGTTAATGTTTTTACTCTATAActtattctgttttatttctagaAATAAACATTTCCAATCAAGCATACCTTATCTTTTGTAATAAATAACTTGTGTCCAAATCCttatcaaaatttttataaaaatcataTCATCCTTGTTTGTTTGTCTCAGATATTAATACTGCTATGGATTCGTGTTGATATCATTATGTGGGAGATGCAGCCTCCATTTGGACCGAAAATGACCTAGTTGGAGGCATAATTTTGCCTTATTTTTGGAGAATTTTTACGAAATTGAAGTTATGAATAAGCTAtttaagttaatattttcaagaaattagTACATTAGGAGAAATATTTAGGACTTTCTCGTAAGTAGGGTTTACAATCCATTAGTCGAAATTTATTATATGAATGTTTTGGACCTATTAAAGTAATGTGAGATCCATATCATTGAAATATGTACAAAATTATATTTGTTATGTGAGACTTGGTTATCCTTGCTTCGGCCTTAGGTCTTACAACTATGGTACCATAGACATATCTAGTTAGCCTTCTTCTTTCTTCGTCCTCTTTATACTTAGTTGCTTTAGCCTTcgtttttcgggtttaggattgTCTCTTTTTCAGGGGCAGGAGCGGTAGAAGAGGCTTTTGCTCCTACGGAAGACCTTGCTTCAGAACTATTAATCTAGCATCTAATAATTAGTGGGTTTTAAATTTTACGGGAATGATTGCCTCAGATTGTCTCCTACGAGCCTCTCATATGTTATTTCATTTTGTGATAAAAGACCAACACAAAAATAGTAAAAgcaatattaattattattattattagggcaAAAGAGAATAACTCCATCCAGGGTTTGATAAAAAGATGATTCTCTCGAGTTTTAGAAATTATGTAGACTTTTCAtttggtttgagaaaaatgcATCAATCTCTTTTAAAGTTCTAAAAATTTTATAGACGtcttttaatatttgatttttaggacACTTAAATCCCTATTATCGGCATCTCTTTCTTATCAAATTTAGGAGAAGttaatatgatttttaaaatattaagggTTGTTTGTTTCTTTCTCAAATTTCTAGgaaagttcttaaaaatttaaaattttttaaaacttcaCCTAAATCATTCTCTttattgttttataatttataatttattatttttagctTTATGCTCCCTTCGGTGTTGAAGAGGTTATATTAAGGTTACATTTGATTCATAAAATAAGAATATGTAAGTTAtaatttttagtatataaacaatTATATTGTAACCATAAACCAAATAACttgatgaattttttattttataattccaTGACAAGAAATAAACAAGAAATAACTATTCATAAGTTTTACCACAGGAATGTCTATTCCTTTCACATTACATGTCagataaaataataagaaatatacaaGGAATAGTTGTTCCCTTATTTCCAAATTTCTCATTGCATTCCATTTTATTTCAATGAATAACTATTCCATGAACCAATGGCAACCCAAGTCTTATGTGTTCTGATAAATGATAATGTTATTTTTTGAGATTTAACGAAAAGACAAGAATCTTTCCTGAGCTTCTAACTTCCATTTTAAATTTGATGAAAAGATGCAGagtttcctttatttatttatttatttatttttttaatttcacaTATTCTCTAAGAATTTGGCAAAAAAAATGTAGTATTTTCTTCATACTTGGCAAAAAGACATCTCAAAAAGGGAGTATAAATTGTTATGGGATATTTGAAACTTTATAAGAGATCTGTGTCTTTTTGGTGAACTGTTAAACTGTAAAACTTTTTAGATTCTTTTATTAGACATCAAGAAGGTCAAtgtcttgtattttttttttaacttatttttttttttcatttttatagaATCATTTATATGATTTTCTTTTGAAAAGAAAGACACTTTTCCGTCCTAATATTCGTTAAAAAGATGCCCACTTCATTTGAACTTttaaaaatcttatgagtattttTAAGAACACTTGTAAACTTTTATTAAACTTAAGAAAtcttattaatttttaaaaatttagtaaaaagatAAATCAAAGAGATAATTTACAAGTGTTCTAAAAATAAAATGTGCTAGCCAAGGCTTTTGAAAAGGAAAGGagatctttatttttctatcaagcCGAAGGAAGAAGTTGGGAATTTTCTTggccattttcttttcttttcttttcctttttcctgaGGCATCTGACCTAGGTGGGGCggaagaaaatgaaaagagtTGGCAGTCTTGAGGGCGAAAGCAATGGGGGAATAACACGTACAAAATGATGAAGACAAAACATCCAAAACCTCTACGGACATCCCAAGtcaaaatatacaatatatacaaaAGAAGCACAGCAAGCACGCTGCTCTCTCCCAATCATGACTTTCAGTATAAAACTAAATAAGAAAAATGAATGCAAACTGATCAATCTGCTCAGATAAGGGTAAGCAAGATGGACCCTATCACCCCACCTTGTTGTCCTCGCAAAATTATGGCACATGTATAACAAAGGTAAGGaataaagaaaattaacaatGAAAGAAAAGAATACGAGTTTATATGATTTGACAATGCATCTATGAGtttatgaaatttattttatataatttttactatCAAATGCGCCTCTCTCCCTCAATGCACCTCAACTGAGTTTtgtttaaataaataaagaggtTTTGCGGGGGCTCTGAATAAAtcctatgaatatgaacaaaataaTGATGGTAAAGTCATATGATTTATAGTTTATACAATCGAAAAATGTCACAAAAGTTTCAAACTAAGCTCACATATCAAATATGCAAATCCATGTATCATTGCAATGCATATTTGGTAAACAAGATGAGTTGACCACATGGGCAATTGCaacttcaaaattcattaaactTATCAAAGTGAACTAGCTATATACATAATTACATACAATTGTTGAATGTCATCATGTGTCTTTCAGCAGTTTACATgctttaatttatataaatttcaCTGACAATTCAATAGAAAGAGTATGTCCAACGTTCTCAGGTACTCGAGATTGCATCTTGCTGCAAATGAGAAATGGTTCTCCCTCCCAACACTGCAAAACTTTCTCACATCTTCAAGAGTCTGCAATTTAGGTACAGGGAAAAAGTTAAACGACTATTTAGGAAAATGAACGTGTTCGTACATGTACATTTAGCTATGAGAATAGCCTGCTCGCATGACCCAACGTTAGGTCTAGACCGATGAAGTAGTTCACCGCTCGTTCCTAGTCCATGCCTATATCGAACTCAAGACTGCTGAATCTCTAACCAAAATGAATTGTAGGCAGACATACAAGCACCAAACAGAAGCTATGTACATAGGGGAGCAGCTAGAGAAGCATTCCCATTCAAGAGAACAATCTAAATGTTAAAGCCAGTAAAAATGTCAACCACAAAAGTTTGTATAGTAATAGTTTTACAAAGAGAATATCGTGGTTTGCAACTGATCAAGTGACTCAAAGAAATTGCATTTGGCTCAGACATAAGATGGGATTGTATGTTCCCTCTTGCTGAGCAAAAAACCAAATGATCAAAGCAGGCATACATCCAGCGGATGGAGACATTCAAAACATGTAATTTAACAAAGCTTATACTTGACATTATTAGCATGCTTTAAACAATTTCCAAATCCACTATTTGCAATCCACAACTACTAAAAATATCCCATGTCAAACAATGCAGACTCTCTTTATGGAAATagtacttttttattttttggaaaaagagggcggcacctcctatttttattagaaaacccctcacttatgagttatggcggaggaatatcgtggtctGGAAATAGTACTTGTTGAAGCGAAAGAGTGTCCTCAAATATTTTTAGAACACATGTTACTTTACTTCGAAAAAATAGAGAATAGTGAATGGATGCATGGGGACatcagattaaaaaaaaaaaaaaattgcaaatgaATGAGGCATCACATTCCCAATTTCTTTTTTCTATGAGAAACTTTCCTATCAATGTGAAAAACAAGTTTAATCTGCGCACCAGTTATTCATGTTACACCGAAAACCTGGAGATATAGAAGCATGTGATTTTGCCAAACTTAGATGGAATTGCAAAACTACTCAAAATGAGGGTTTTTATTGTAGACATGGTTAATTACCTTGGCTTAAGTAGAAATTATGAGAATTGTTGGTGCATGATGTTTCAGCAATTGAAAAATAAGTACAAGAACAAGCAGTATATCTATGAAGAAACAATCTTAAATTTTCTCCCCTACCTATACCATATTAAATATTTCTAATCAAACCAAATCAATTGTGCAGTGATCAGTTAAAAAAAAAGGGTCGCCCTGTTTAAAATTCCCCAACAAATTTTAGAATCCCATAAAAAAAGGGTAAAGACAGAATAACACCTTTCCGTATAAATTGGTCTGAGCACTTGCAGAAGATTATGCAAGTCAAGCATATACAAAGGTGCAGCAGCACAGCTGAAGGTGCACTGCTCAACAACTCAAAAgataaaaaagaaacaaaaaaactCTGATTAATACTTCCCAAAATTTTCACAAGCccatagcaaaaaataaaataaaataaaataaaatgaagaaaaaatgaTAGTATGATACCTTTCAATTGGTGTGCCGTGCACATACTTGCAAAACTTCTGCAGATAGTATTCAAGCAAAGGTCCAGCAGAGAAGTGCCTACTGCCTCCACACTACTTAAGACTCCAAATAAAACGGAATGTGCACTGCTCAAcaaatcaaaaagaaaataaaagaacccctaattagtatttcccaaaaaattTCATAAGCCCATAACAAGAAAATGGAGAAGGAAAATAGTACCATTTGTTAGGATGGGTAGTTGCACTTAATCTGCAGATTGTTAACACGCCAAGGCGCAACAAGAAAATGCCTTCAAACTAGTTTGTGGTTCAAAAAACATTGGGATTCTTGAACCCTCTCTGAGATGGAATTGTCGCAAGTGAAATCAAGGTCATTTTGCAAATTTATATTGGCAGAAAACCATAAGGATGTAAAGCTTCAAGGGTTGTTTCCGGTTCAACAAATCTTTGCAAATGAGTTGAGAATTCTTGATATTCCCATTCCAAAATTTTGTGAGGAAGATGTTTGGGATTTACTTGACACGCAATGTGCTCACAAAATACTTTTATCTTACTTTTTGATAACCCAAATTCCTGTAGAAATGGTACAGCACATTCCTACATATGGGTTTCAAGTTCAGCTATTTCCACTTTCTTAAAGTAAATGCTTAATTAGGGCTCTAAGAATGAACGAGGATGAGAATGGCTTGCTATGCAATTGGAACATATTAAGGTGAAGAAGATGAATATAAGAAGAATTGCTGAGGTGTGTTCAAGGAAAGGAAACAATTGCCCTAGGGTTCTAAGGAGGGTGGAATGGATGTGGGAAGAAGTATTCATTGTGAGATGCTAGTGCAGGTTAAGGGAAGAAATCAATGGCAGGGCTGGTTGTTTGCCATATTAGAGATGGCAATGAAAGAGGATGCAAAGGTAATTAAAGTTGGAAATTTATAAAACTATatgtcaaaaataaaattttcaaaatttgttcaCCCAGACCAGACCCTAAAGGAAAAAAAGCATCTGCCTTTTAGCAGAAGGGGGTCAGTTGTCCCTAATCCCTAATCACTATCGGCTGCCATTGATAAAGCTAAAGATCTGATGAACTGCTGCTGCAATCTCATCTGCTGATCCCAACTTGCAATCTTCCTCTATCTGCTTTTCACCATGGTCAAAACCCCACCAAAATCACAACAACAAAAGCCATCcatcaaaatataataataaataataaacaaacataaacaaaatcaaaAACCAAAAGCAAAAGACAAGCAAAGATTCTGGCCCCTGCACATGGGGCCTAGGGTTTCTCCCCTCACTGTGTTGCTGCCGGATGACCCAGAAATAGAACAGTAGATTCCcatcaaagaagaaagaaaataacaataataatgataatacctTGAGATTGAAGGAGTAAAGAACGGAGCACTGTGAGGAGGTAATGTTGAGATGCAACACTGTTAGTCTGAGATCTTCCATGGCAACAATGCCCTTGAGCAGCTGCCCCGGCCTCCTCCGGCACTGAATTTTCATGTTCGCGTGCGTTTGGACCACGCTCACTGTAACGTCGATTTCCGCCTCCGACGACGACAACTTGTTCCCCGGCGCTGAAACACTCCCGTTGTCGTACTGCTGCTGCGGCTGCGGCGCCGTGAACAAACAGCCGAACGGCGTGGAGGACGACGCCGTGGGGCAGCCATCTCCGTCTTCTTCGGCTTCCTTCATCCTCTTCTGAGCCTCCAGAGATTGAAGCAGTTGCTCCAGCTGTTTCACGAAGTCGATTGCGCCGCCAATAATGGATGCTTGGTCACCCTGAAGAATTCGAACAAAAAAAACCAACATTAACTAATCGGAGACTGAGGACAGAAAATAATGGATTAATTTGAATTCTCAAAAAGGGTTTTGGGTATCAAAACGGCGAGAATCGAAGAATACCCTTTGGATGTAGGATGCGGGCATGAGGGATTTCAGTGCATTGAGGTGGTCGTTCATTTGGCGGCGCCGGTTGCGCTCGACGGCAATGTGGGTCATGCGCTGGGTTTCCACCTCCTCCTTGTTCTTCATCGCCCTCGTTCTCTTCCGCTTTCTCCTCTCCCGGCAAGGGGCCGCCGGGGGCCGAGATTTAGGGTGTTCCCGTTCCTTGGATTTGACAGGCGTAGGCATCTCCGGCATGTCGTGGGTGACGCAGCTTTCGTGCTCTATGGCCTGAACGTTCCGGCCGGCGGTGATTTCCGGCGAATGGGTGATCTGTAATGGCTTTTTCTGGTGCTGTAATCCCAAGAGCATCACCTGAAAGCTGGGCTCCGTGAAGGGTACGAAATGTGAGGATTCCACGCTTTGCAGCATCTGAAGGAAAGGCATATTGTCCTCTAAGCCTGTTTTTGTTTCTTCTTCAAATCTGAAACTCCTTGCGTCCACAAATTCATGCCCTAATTCCGAAGCTACTCTGCTTTCTTGCTCCAAACACAACTCACCCTCCAGCTGTTCTCCAAAGAACTgcatcaaaacaaaacaaaaccaaacAAAACCCAGCatcagtttatatatatatatatatatataaaattttaaaaattatttgtttatttgaaAATGTGAAGGTAGAATCTGCTAAACTAGAAAGTAAGGCAAACTAATATCTTTGCTGCATTTTCTAAGCCGAACCTTGAAGGAATCAGATGAGCAATAAATGGTGTTCCAGACAATAGATGAGGAAAGAATGTATATAGGAAGCAGAAGGGAATGAATGCAAATGGAATGTTGTGAGATAACAGAGCATAGCCAAGGTTGGCGTTTGCAGAAACACCAGCACAATGCATTGAATGCAGGCATTAATTCCCTGAAGTTAAAAGTTAATGCGCTCTTACTCTTATTTTGATTTTGGAAAGGGATTCAAAAGAAAACTGGAAGAGAGAAATCAAGTGGGTACGAAAGGAGCTAACATACAGAAGGATTAATGGTTCCTTGGAGCCTCTCCATTACagcttcactctctctctctctctctcctccttgcTTTATCTGGGCTACCAACATTCCATGGCTGGTGATGCTAACGAAACCATGATGATAAATGTAAGCTCAGGGCAGCACAAATGCAGGACATGTTCCTCTGATGCTAACGGGGCTCTTAAATGGAAAAACATTAAATGCTTTGAACAGGCTTGCAATGCACACATACAGAGAGTGAGTGTGAATTGTTGCGACTCATGCTAGCTTGAAGAGTGCAGACACACCAAATGACCAAAGCCCGTTTGACAAAATTCTCATAACCTTATCCCCCAAAAACTGTGGCCTCCATTTTTCTCATCCTTTAGCTCCACTGCTTTCACATGCCATATATAAGAGAACCAACATTCCCCTTGTACCATAATCCCTTTGGACAGCTACTCACTATCCAAATTTCAAACAAAAACATTGTAATCTTATCCCCATCTCGCCACCCTCAGCCTCTCCCCAATTGGTCCTAAGAATTACACTGCCACGTGGGACACCACACCTCTCTAGTGATGTGTTTGGTGAGAAAGAAAATGTGGAAGAAAAGAAAGTTTTCTTAATCCAATGGTGCTACATACATTTGGGTAGGACAATTTTCCATCCCTTCAACCTGGGTTTTCTTCCTAATGTAATGATTTTCTCTAGCTTGAAGTGAAAACCCATCTCACATTCTCGCTCATGAAGCTAGAGGATGGGTAGGTCCCCACTTTGAGCTTCAGTTCATGTGCATATAGCATGACAGAGGCCTTTCTGGTCTGCAAACGTTTTTTCCTATTCGAAGGATAATCCAGAAAACTCCGTAGCTGAAATGCTTAGCTAGGAGAAAAGATGAAAAGGATTGATCTTAAGATGCCATACATGAACACATACTATCATCAAACACAAACCCTGGAGATCAAATGGTTGGAAAGCAATTGCAGAATTGCTAATTATATCAGCAAAGCTGTTAATTTCTGCATATACAGATCCACATGACGAATGGAAATCAACCTGGTCCCAAACACCAAcaaataaacacacacacacacacacacacacacacacacatatatatatatatatatatatatatatatatatatttatgtatacacatacatacacatgaaTTAGAATCCAGCGTAAGAACCACAAATGAATTCTGAATGAGTAATGTATCATTGAACAAATGTAAGCAAAAATGCACCTTGCAGTTTGTAAATGTGTGATCATTCAATTGGATTCCCTTATTGCACCTTGCAGTTTGTAAATGTGTAATCATGCAATTGGATTCCCTTATGTTGGAGTATAGCATTTCACATTGACAAGTTGGAATTAAAATCCAAGGAAGAAAGACTCAAGGCAAAGAAATGAGACAAAGAAGATTCAAGCAACATTTTAATTGTTTAACTAATTTAGTTTGACATAGTTAGTTTTCAGTTATATGGTTATGGTCTTAGATGTATTATATAAGCCACAATTCTGTTTTgtgttaattattatttttttgaagttAGATTCTAATTTCTAGCAGTATGTTATATCTCGGTTGTATTTTCTCAGTTGTATTAGTTGCTTGTATTCTTGGTTCAATACAGAGAAATAGAATTCagttcttcttctcttctctctgaTTGT
The sequence above is a segment of the Malania oleifera isolate guangnan ecotype guangnan chromosome 8, ASM2987363v1, whole genome shotgun sequence genome. Coding sequences within it:
- the LOC131162523 gene encoding transcription factor bHLH57-like is translated as MLVAQIKQGGERERESEAVMERLQGTINPSFFGEQLEGELCLEQESRVASELGHEFVDARSFRFEEETKTGLEDNMPFLQMLQSVESSHFVPFTEPSFQVMLLGLQHQKKPLQITHSPEITAGRNVQAIEHESCVTHDMPEMPTPVKSKEREHPKSRPPAAPCRERRKRKRTRAMKNKEEVETQRMTHIAVERNRRRQMNDHLNALKSLMPASYIQRGDQASIIGGAIDFVKQLEQLLQSLEAQKRMKEAEEDGDGCPTASSSTPFGCLFTAPQPQQQYDNGSVSAPGNKLSSSEAEIDVTVSVVQTHANMKIQCRRRPGQLLKGIVAMEDLRLTVLHLNITSSQCSVLYSFNLKIEEDCKLGSADEIAAAVHQIFSFINGSR